One genomic segment of Streptomyces sp. NBC_00239 includes these proteins:
- a CDS encoding vWA domain-containing protein produces the protein MANFAKPSAPRFAVEVYQNAYLPEGGREVSAIVTVVSSGGAKLSARGAGGPAADSAVVLMVDCSGSMDYPPEKMRNARDATAAAVDTLRDGTAFAVIAGTHVAKDVYPGGGRLAIADARTREEAKTALRRLTAGGGTAIGTWLRLAERLFAGTEAAIRHGILLTDGRNEHETPEALATALNHCEGRFTCDARGVGYDWEVKEVTGIATALLGSADIVPEPQGLAADFTQMMESAMGKEVADVALRLWTPVGAEVLFVKQVAPTVVDLSGRRTEAGPRAGDYPTGSWGDESRDYHVCVRVSAAGVGQEMLAARASLVQPDPAGGPATVLSHGLVRAVWTNDLAESTAINPQVAHYTGQAELAEVIQLGLEARKSGDFDNATAKLGRAVQLASASGNEDTAKLLAKVVDVVDAAAGTVRLKAKVTDADEMTLETRSTQTVRVKKS, from the coding sequence ATGGCCAACTTCGCCAAGCCCAGTGCGCCGCGATTCGCCGTGGAGGTGTACCAGAACGCGTACCTGCCCGAGGGCGGGCGGGAGGTCAGCGCCATCGTCACGGTGGTGTCCTCGGGCGGCGCCAAGCTGTCCGCCCGCGGCGCCGGCGGGCCGGCCGCCGACTCCGCCGTCGTCCTCATGGTCGACTGCTCGGGGTCCATGGACTACCCGCCGGAGAAGATGCGCAACGCCCGGGACGCCACCGCGGCCGCCGTGGACACGCTGCGCGACGGCACCGCCTTCGCGGTGATCGCCGGCACCCACGTGGCCAAGGACGTCTACCCGGGCGGCGGCCGGCTCGCCATCGCCGACGCCCGCACCCGCGAGGAGGCCAAGACGGCGCTGCGCCGGCTCACCGCGGGCGGCGGCACCGCCATCGGCACCTGGCTGCGGCTCGCCGAGCGGCTCTTCGCCGGAACCGAAGCCGCCATCCGGCACGGCATCCTGCTCACCGACGGCCGCAACGAGCACGAGACCCCCGAGGCGCTCGCCACGGCGCTGAACCACTGCGAGGGCCGCTTCACGTGCGACGCCCGCGGGGTCGGCTACGACTGGGAGGTCAAGGAGGTCACCGGGATCGCGACCGCGCTGCTCGGCTCCGCCGACATCGTGCCCGAGCCTCAGGGCCTCGCCGCGGACTTCACGCAGATGATGGAGAGCGCCATGGGCAAGGAGGTCGCCGACGTGGCGCTGCGCCTGTGGACGCCGGTCGGCGCCGAGGTGCTGTTCGTGAAGCAGGTCGCGCCCACGGTGGTGGACCTGTCCGGCCGCCGTACCGAGGCCGGGCCGCGCGCCGGGGACTATCCGACCGGCTCGTGGGGCGACGAATCCCGCGACTACCACGTGTGCGTTCGGGTCTCGGCCGCCGGTGTGGGCCAGGAGATGCTGGCCGCCCGCGCCTCCCTGGTGCAGCCGGACCCGGCCGGCGGCCCGGCCACCGTGCTGTCCCACGGCCTGGTGCGCGCCGTGTGGACCAACGACTTGGCGGAATCGACCGCAATCAACCCTCAAGTGGCGCATTACACAGGCCAGGCGGAGCTCGCCGAGGTGATCCAACTGGGCCTGGAAGCCCGCAAATCGGGAGATTTCGACAATGCGACGGCAAAGTTGGGGCGGGCCGTGCAGCTGGCGAGTGCATCGGGGAACGAAGACACTGCGAAACTGCTCGCGAAGGTGGTCGACGTCGTCGATGCCGCGGCAGGTACTGTGCGGCTGAAAGCGAAGGTGACGGATGCGGACGAGATGACTCTCGAAACGCGTTCGACTCAGACCGTTCGAGTGAAGAAGTCCTGA
- a CDS encoding globin: protein MNDIPRGTLQEQTFYEQVGGEATFRRLVRRFYQGVAEDPLLRPMYPEEDLGPAEERFALFLMQYWGGPTTYSDNRGHPRLRMRHAPFVVDKAAHDAWLKHMREAVDELGLAPELEQQLWRYLTYAAGSMVNTPG from the coding sequence GTGAACGATATTCCGCGGGGCACACTGCAGGAGCAGACCTTCTACGAGCAGGTCGGCGGCGAGGCGACCTTCCGGCGCCTGGTCCGGCGCTTCTACCAGGGGGTCGCCGAGGACCCGCTGCTGCGGCCGATGTACCCGGAGGAGGACCTCGGGCCGGCCGAGGAGCGCTTCGCCCTGTTCCTCATGCAGTACTGGGGCGGACCCACCACGTACAGCGACAACCGGGGCCACCCGCGGCTGCGGATGCGGCACGCGCCGTTCGTGGTGGACAAGGCGGCGCACGACGCGTGGCTGAAGCACATGCGCGAGGCCGTCGACGAGCTCGGGCTCGCGCCCGAACTCGAACAGCAGCTGTGGCGCTACCTGACGTACGCGGCCGGCTCCATGGTGAACACCCCGGGCTGA
- a CDS encoding FHA domain-containing protein, with product MPTCPNGHPSVTDDWCEVCGIRMGGPGAPTGATPPPPPSYGYGFPPVGGDPTAQAELCPQCRTPREAMAPFCEECRYNFLTRSATSYNPAAPPHGAPGQHQQHPQQHQAPQHPGGPQSGPGMNLPPGFQQHQQPGQHPQSQQHPQSQQQSRQPQDPFEYQGSRPSQVNRPAEPLPPESSGPPRPPGLHPQAPVLPPLPGFEQPAQQPPHLRQRPQQPSPQQTGGDDWLLPPPGQQGGPGRQPFPPHQGGQQPPGQYQQHGQRQGQHPGQGQHQPFPGQGGSWSATIGPDRAYFMAMMHRSGPEAAGLNLPAYAPEQHLVLAGGQITIGRRRQATGESPDIDLSVPPEDPGVSHQHAVLVQQPDGSWAVVDQNSTNGTTINGGEEPIQPYVPVPLGDGDRVHVGAWTTITVHRA from the coding sequence ATGCCGACCTGCCCGAACGGACACCCATCGGTCACCGATGACTGGTGCGAGGTCTGCGGCATCCGCATGGGGGGACCCGGCGCACCGACCGGCGCCACGCCTCCCCCGCCGCCCTCCTACGGGTACGGCTTCCCGCCGGTCGGCGGCGACCCGACCGCGCAGGCCGAACTCTGCCCGCAGTGCCGCACCCCGCGCGAGGCCATGGCCCCGTTCTGCGAGGAGTGCCGCTACAACTTCCTGACCCGCTCGGCCACCTCGTACAACCCGGCGGCCCCGCCGCACGGCGCGCCCGGACAGCACCAGCAGCACCCCCAGCAGCACCAGGCGCCGCAGCACCCGGGGGGTCCGCAGTCCGGCCCCGGGATGAACCTGCCGCCCGGCTTCCAGCAGCACCAGCAGCCCGGCCAGCACCCGCAGTCCCAGCAGCACCCCCAGTCTCAGCAGCAGTCCCGGCAGCCGCAGGACCCGTTCGAGTACCAGGGTTCGCGGCCCTCGCAGGTGAACCGTCCCGCCGAGCCGCTGCCGCCCGAGTCCTCCGGTCCGCCGCGGCCGCCGGGCCTGCACCCGCAGGCTCCGGTGCTGCCGCCGCTGCCCGGCTTCGAGCAGCCCGCGCAGCAGCCGCCGCACCTCCGGCAGCGCCCCCAGCAGCCCTCCCCGCAGCAGACCGGCGGGGACGACTGGCTGCTGCCGCCGCCCGGACAGCAGGGCGGGCCGGGCCGGCAGCCCTTCCCCCCGCACCAGGGCGGACAGCAGCCCCCCGGCCAGTACCAGCAGCACGGCCAGCGGCAGGGTCAGCACCCCGGCCAGGGGCAGCACCAGCCGTTCCCGGGGCAGGGCGGCAGCTGGTCGGCGACGATCGGCCCGGACCGTGCGTACTTCATGGCGATGATGCACCGCAGCGGGCCCGAGGCGGCGGGGCTCAACCTGCCCGCGTACGCGCCCGAGCAGCACCTCGTGCTGGCCGGCGGCCAGATCACGATCGGCCGCCGCCGGCAGGCCACCGGCGAGTCCCCGGACATCGACCTGTCGGTGCCGCCGGAGGACCCGGGCGTCTCGCACCAGCACGCCGTGCTGGTGCAGCAGCCCGACGGCAGCTGGGCGGTGGTGGACCAGAACTCCACCAACGGCACCACGATCAACGGCGGCGAGGAGCCGATCCAGCCCTACGTCCCCGTGCCGCTCGGCGACGGCGACCGGGTGCACGTCGGCGCCTGGACCACCATCACCGTCCACCGCGCCTGA
- the ettA gene encoding energy-dependent translational throttle protein EttA yields MAEFIYTMRKTRKAHGDKVILDDVFLNFLPGAKIGVVGPNGAGKSTVLKIMAGLEQPSNGEAYLSPGFSVGILMQEPKLDESKTVLANVEDGVAEIKGKLNRFNAIAEEMATNYTDELMEEMGKLQDDLDHANAWDLDAQLEQAMDALGCPPGDWPVTNLSGGEKRRVALCKLLLEAPDLLLLDEPTNHLDAESVNWLEQHLAQYKGAVVAVTHDRYFLDNVAEWILELDRGRAHPYEGNYSTYLEKKAERLKVEGKKDEKRAKRLKEELEWVRSNAKGRQAKSKARLARYEEMAAEADKMRKLDFEEIQIPPGPRLGSIVVEVNNLSKAFGDKVLIDDLSFTLPRNGIVGIIGPNGAGKTTLFKMIQGLEKPDSGEIKVGETVKISYVDQGRANIDPKKTLWAVVSDELDYINVGNVEMPSRAYVSAFGFKGPDQQKPAGVLSGGERNRLNLALTLKQGGNLLLLDEPTNDLDVETLGSLENALLEFPGAAVVVSHDRWFLDRVATHILAYEGESKWFWFEGNFESYEKNKIERLGPDATRPHRATYKKLTRG; encoded by the coding sequence TTGGCTGAGTTCATCTACACCATGCGCAAGACGCGCAAGGCGCACGGCGACAAGGTGATTCTTGACGACGTCTTCCTGAACTTCCTGCCCGGCGCGAAGATCGGTGTGGTCGGCCCGAACGGCGCCGGTAAGTCCACCGTTCTGAAGATCATGGCGGGTCTGGAGCAGCCGTCCAACGGCGAGGCGTACCTGTCGCCCGGCTTCAGCGTCGGCATCCTCATGCAGGAGCCCAAGCTCGACGAGTCCAAGACGGTCCTGGCGAACGTCGAGGACGGCGTCGCCGAGATCAAGGGCAAGCTCAACCGGTTCAACGCGATCGCCGAGGAAATGGCGACGAACTACACCGACGAACTCATGGAGGAGATGGGCAAGCTCCAGGACGACCTGGACCACGCCAACGCGTGGGACCTCGACGCCCAGCTTGAGCAGGCCATGGACGCGCTGGGCTGCCCGCCCGGCGACTGGCCGGTCACCAACCTCTCCGGTGGTGAGAAGCGCCGCGTGGCCCTCTGCAAGCTGCTGCTGGAGGCCCCCGACCTGCTGCTCCTCGACGAGCCCACCAACCACCTCGACGCCGAGTCCGTGAACTGGCTGGAGCAGCACCTGGCCCAGTACAAGGGCGCCGTCGTGGCCGTCACCCACGACCGGTACTTCCTCGACAACGTCGCCGAGTGGATCCTCGAACTCGACCGCGGCCGCGCCCACCCCTACGAGGGCAACTACTCCACCTACCTGGAGAAGAAGGCCGAGCGCCTCAAGGTCGAGGGCAAGAAGGACGAGAAGCGCGCCAAGCGCCTCAAGGAAGAGCTGGAGTGGGTCCGCTCCAACGCCAAGGGCCGCCAGGCGAAGTCCAAGGCCCGTCTCGCTCGCTACGAGGAGATGGCGGCCGAGGCCGACAAGATGCGCAAGCTCGACTTCGAGGAGATCCAGATCCCGCCGGGCCCGCGCCTGGGCTCGATCGTGGTCGAGGTCAACAACCTCTCGAAGGCGTTCGGCGACAAGGTCCTCATCGACGACCTGTCCTTCACGCTGCCGCGCAACGGCATCGTCGGCATCATCGGCCCGAACGGCGCCGGCAAGACCACGCTCTTCAAGATGATCCAGGGCCTGGAGAAGCCGGACTCCGGCGAGATCAAGGTCGGCGAGACCGTCAAGATCTCGTACGTCGACCAGGGCCGCGCCAACATCGACCCCAAGAAGACCCTCTGGGCGGTCGTGTCGGACGAGCTGGACTACATCAACGTCGGCAACGTCGAGATGCCGTCCCGCGCGTACGTCAGCGCCTTCGGCTTCAAGGGCCCGGACCAGCAGAAGCCGGCCGGCGTGCTCTCCGGCGGTGAGCGCAACCGTCTGAACCTCGCGCTCACCCTCAAGCAGGGCGGCAACCTGCTGCTCCTCGACGAGCCCACCAACGACCTCGACGTCGAGACCCTGGGTTCGCTCGAGAACGCGCTGCTGGAGTTCCCCGGTGCGGCCGTGGTCGTCTCCCACGACCGCTGGTTCCTCGACCGAGTCGCCACGCACATCCTGGCGTACGAGGGCGAATCGAAGTGGTTCTGGTTCGAGGGCAACTTCGAGTCCTACGAGAAGAACAAGATCGAGCGCCTCGGCCCGGACGCCACCCGTCCGCACCGTGCCACCTACAAGAAGCTGACGCGAGGCTGA
- a CDS encoding single-stranded DNA-binding protein — protein sequence MNETLVTLVGQAATRVDYRETPAGPVARFRIAVRSRYLDRQKEAWADGPTSFYTVWAKRALAANLAGSVSVGEPLLVHGRLRVRDEEATEGRRWFSAEVDAVAVGHDLARGTSAFRRVMKADASLTEAQKAAVV from the coding sequence ATGAACGAAACCCTGGTGACGCTGGTGGGGCAGGCCGCGACCCGGGTCGACTACCGGGAGACGCCGGCCGGTCCGGTCGCGCGGTTCCGGATCGCCGTGCGGTCGCGGTACCTGGACCGCCAGAAGGAGGCCTGGGCCGACGGGCCCACCAGCTTCTACACCGTCTGGGCGAAACGCGCGCTGGCCGCGAACCTGGCCGGATCCGTATCCGTCGGGGAACCGCTGCTGGTGCACGGGCGGTTGCGGGTTCGCGACGAGGAGGCCACCGAGGGCAGGCGCTGGTTCTCCGCCGAGGTGGACGCCGTGGCCGTGGGACACGACCTCGCCCGCGGTACATCGGCCTTCAGACGGGTGATGAAGGCCGACGCGTCACTGACTGAAGCTCAGAAGGCGGCGGTGGTCTGA
- a CDS encoding acyl-CoA thioesterase — MARHIYRCPLRWSDMDAFGHVNNVVFLRYLEEARIDFMFRLAPGEGSESFTGGSVVARHEIDYKLPLLHRHEPVLIESWVTRIGAASLTIGYEVKDEATEDAPERVYVRASTVVVPYNLAEGRPRRITAEERYFLEKYLDEPDTPEGPVAA; from the coding sequence ATGGCCCGCCACATATACCGGTGCCCCTTGCGCTGGTCGGACATGGACGCCTTCGGGCACGTCAACAACGTCGTCTTCCTCCGGTACCTGGAGGAGGCGCGCATCGACTTCATGTTCCGGCTGGCGCCGGGCGAGGGCAGTGAGTCCTTCACGGGCGGGTCCGTCGTGGCCCGGCACGAGATCGACTACAAGCTGCCCCTGCTGCACCGGCACGAACCGGTGCTCATCGAGTCCTGGGTGACCCGGATCGGCGCCGCGTCCCTGACCATCGGCTACGAGGTCAAGGACGAGGCGACCGAGGACGCGCCGGAGCGGGTCTACGTGCGGGCCTCCACCGTCGTGGTTCCGTACAACCTCGCGGAGGGGCGGCCCCGCCGCATCACCGCCGAGGAGCGGTACTTCCTGGAGAAGTACCTGGACGAGCCCGACACCCCGGAAGGGCCCGTCGCGGCATGA
- a CDS encoding thioester domain-containing protein, whose protein sequence is MPLAGPHPASAAGEERAEASASGSASAAEAAWAAARADGRATAGAVGPAGGTDAIDATDVTRAADVTRAADVSRAGGAAGAAGRRPVPGAARRPVAVVLLAAALAAPAAAGSAAALGAPDRQAGTSAVLDGPAASGQAVLRGPAGAQRIPAGLYEMRVDGGGTLQTYGLGLTSLAQRETRYTETPWAASPLAGNPDAGRIRWILQHSYPQRNDLAGLARAAGAGALTADTAAAGTQVAIWRITDRVAVEAVDPAAEKLADYLQEEARKTAEPPASLSLQPGSVAGRAGSLIGPVTVRTSAQSVTVTPDAAAVAQGVRIVDRDGDPLTAARNGTRLWFVVPAGTADGTASVTVQGATGVPVGRVLTGGAGDQAQIVAGSSESVTAATASAVWAPVRASRASAAPAASALSAPGALAPQHGGAAGAAEERLAASGSSGATPVIAALAVGLVVLGAGVVLALRKRPSDGPGR, encoded by the coding sequence GTGCCTCTCGCGGGCCCGCACCCGGCTTCCGCCGCGGGCGAGGAGCGCGCCGAGGCCTCCGCTTCCGGTTCCGCTTCCGCCGCCGAAGCCGCCTGGGCCGCCGCCCGCGCGGACGGGCGCGCCACCGCCGGTGCTGTGGGTCCAGCCGGTGGCACCGACGCCATCGACGCCACCGATGTCACCCGTGCTGCCGATGTCACCCGTGCTGCCGATGTCAGCCGTGCTGGCGGTGCTGCCGGTGCCGCGGGCCGGCGGCCCGTGCCGGGTGCCGCGCGGCGCCCGGTCGCCGTGGTGCTGCTCGCGGCGGCGCTCGCCGCCCCGGCCGCCGCAGGCAGCGCCGCCGCCCTGGGCGCCCCGGACCGGCAGGCCGGCACGAGCGCCGTGCTCGACGGGCCGGCCGCGTCCGGACAGGCCGTGCTGCGCGGACCGGCGGGCGCGCAGCGCATCCCCGCGGGGCTGTACGAGATGCGGGTCGACGGCGGGGGCACCCTGCAGACCTACGGGCTGGGCCTCACGAGCCTCGCCCAGCGCGAGACCCGGTACACCGAGACCCCCTGGGCGGCGAGCCCGCTGGCCGGGAACCCGGACGCGGGTCGGATCCGGTGGATCCTCCAGCACTCCTATCCGCAGCGCAACGACCTCGCCGGGCTGGCCCGCGCGGCCGGGGCCGGCGCGCTCACCGCCGACACCGCGGCGGCCGGCACCCAGGTCGCGATCTGGCGGATCACCGACCGGGTGGCCGTCGAAGCCGTCGACCCGGCGGCCGAGAAGCTCGCCGACTACCTCCAGGAGGAGGCCCGGAAGACCGCCGAACCGCCCGCGTCCCTCAGCCTCCAGCCCGGCTCCGTGGCCGGCCGGGCGGGCAGCCTGATCGGGCCCGTCACCGTCCGCACCAGTGCACAGAGCGTGACCGTCACCCCGGACGCGGCGGCCGTCGCCCAGGGCGTCCGCATCGTCGACCGGGACGGCGACCCCCTGACCGCCGCCCGCAACGGCACCCGGCTGTGGTTCGTGGTGCCCGCCGGCACCGCCGACGGGACCGCCTCGGTGACCGTGCAGGGCGCCACCGGCGTCCCCGTCGGCCGGGTCCTGACCGGCGGGGCGGGCGACCAGGCGCAGATCGTCGCAGGGTCCAGCGAATCCGTCACGGCGGCCACGGCGAGTGCGGTCTGGGCACCCGTCCGGGCCTCCCGGGCGTCGGCGGCCCCGGCGGCCTCGGCCCTCTCGGCCCCCGGGGCGCTCGCGCCGCAGCACGGCGGGGCGGCCGGGGCGGCCGAGGAACGGCTCGCAGCCAGCGGGAGCTCCGGCGCCACCCCGGTGATCGCCGCCCTCGCGGTCGGCCTGGTGGTACTGGGGGCGGGCGTGGTCCTGGCCCTGCGCAAGCGCCCCTCGGACGGTCCCGGCCGCTGA
- a CDS encoding protein phosphatase 2C domain-containing protein, whose translation MARMNRQSGCPSCAEPLEEGDRFCGRCGYSLSAPPSQDDRPTVRLTGPHAGPSGPWGAGAHAPGPDAAGLPGGAPWATGTTPGAGPAPTTGPHAGSAAGPQAGPHAGPGAGPRVSTGAGLPFGAAEPSVRFDGPGYPAPPAAAHEPAPGPAPEPPHAPSPHTPSPQPPSPQPPYEAPYEPPYDHAYDHAYEPAPGTAGPPADPAATAPAGAAPEPAAQPAPAAPGGKTCVACRAGRVDTDGYCEHCGHAQPRERDHQEEELGSVAAVSDRGLRHHRNEDSFAVAATSLPDGSTATVAVVCDGVSSASRPDDASAAAAAAANEALLEALPRGTHPQQAMHEAIVTAGAAVNALAPEVSGHQNAPACTLVGAVAMGGLLVIGWVGDSRAYWVPDDRSTPSARLTEDDSWAAQMVAAGLMGEAEAYADVRAHAITGWLGADAYELEPHTAAFKPDRPGVVVVCTDGLWNYAESAAEMARVLPADAAARPLHSAQVLVGHALDGGGHDNVTVAVLPFPGPPRP comes from the coding sequence ATGGCTCGGATGAATCGGCAGTCGGGCTGCCCCAGCTGCGCGGAGCCGCTGGAGGAGGGCGACCGTTTCTGCGGCCGCTGCGGATACTCCCTGTCGGCGCCGCCGTCCCAGGACGACCGCCCCACGGTCCGGCTGACGGGTCCGCACGCGGGCCCCTCCGGCCCGTGGGGCGCGGGTGCGCACGCGCCCGGACCCGACGCGGCCGGCCTGCCGGGCGGCGCCCCGTGGGCCACCGGGACGACTCCGGGAGCCGGCCCGGCCCCGACGACCGGACCGCACGCCGGCTCGGCCGCCGGACCGCAGGCCGGGCCGCACGCCGGTCCGGGTGCCGGGCCACGCGTCAGCACGGGTGCCGGGCTGCCGTTCGGGGCCGCGGAGCCGTCCGTGCGCTTCGACGGGCCCGGGTACCCCGCCCCGCCGGCCGCCGCCCACGAGCCCGCCCCCGGTCCTGCGCCCGAGCCCCCGCACGCGCCGTCCCCGCACACGCCGTCCCCGCAGCCGCCGTCCCCGCAGCCGCCCTACGAGGCCCCCTACGAGCCGCCGTACGACCACGCCTACGACCACGCGTACGAGCCGGCGCCCGGGACCGCCGGGCCGCCCGCGGACCCCGCCGCGACCGCTCCGGCGGGCGCGGCCCCCGAACCGGCCGCGCAGCCGGCCCCGGCGGCCCCCGGCGGCAAGACCTGTGTGGCGTGCCGGGCCGGCCGGGTCGACACCGACGGGTACTGCGAGCACTGCGGGCACGCCCAGCCGCGGGAGCGCGACCACCAGGAGGAGGAGCTCGGCAGCGTCGCCGCCGTCAGCGACCGCGGGCTGCGCCACCACCGCAACGAGGACTCCTTCGCGGTGGCGGCGACCAGCCTGCCGGACGGGTCCACCGCCACCGTGGCCGTGGTCTGCGACGGGGTGTCCTCCGCCAGCCGGCCCGACGACGCCTCCGCGGCCGCCGCGGCCGCCGCCAACGAGGCGCTGCTGGAGGCCCTGCCCCGCGGCACCCACCCGCAGCAGGCCATGCACGAGGCCATCGTCACCGCGGGCGCCGCCGTCAACGCGCTCGCCCCCGAGGTCTCCGGCCACCAGAACGCCCCCGCCTGCACCCTGGTGGGCGCGGTCGCCATGGGCGGCCTGCTCGTCATCGGCTGGGTCGGCGACAGCCGCGCCTACTGGGTCCCCGACGACCGCAGCACCCCGTCCGCCCGCCTCACCGAGGACGACTCCTGGGCCGCCCAGATGGTCGCGGCGGGCCTGATGGGCGAGGCCGAGGCGTACGCGGATGTACGCGCCCACGCGATCACCGGCTGGCTCGGCGCCGACGCGTACGAGCTGGAGCCGCACACCGCCGCCTTCAAGCCCGACCGCCCCGGCGTGGTCGTCGTCTGCACGGACGGCCTGTGGAACTACGCCGAGTCCGCCGCGGAGATGGCCCGGGTCCTGCCGGCCGACGCCGCCGCACGCCCGCTGCACAGCGCCCAGGTGCTGGTGGGGCACGCCCTGGACGGCGGCGGCCACGACAACGTGACCGTGGCCGTGCTGCCGTTCCCGGGACCGCCCCGCCCCTGA
- a CDS encoding methyltransferase domain-containing protein, with amino-acid sequence MGARGAHAAGARDLRAAAHAAQVRELTAAGALSDPAWRAAFEAVPRHVFVPYYYVGRGAGNDRLWGEDPDPARQAAWLRGVYADAPLATRLRDGELVSSSSQPSLMAKMLHALDVGDGDAVLEIGTGTGYNAALLCHRLGDDLVTSVDLEEEITESARAHLALLGYHPVVVTGDGARGCPGRAPFDRIIVTCTLPMIPFAWLGQCRPGARILAPLSTGLIALRVRDAEFAEGGFLHTSAYFVPLRGGSRAPYTTHAGGGLPYDVLENERFHFMLTLTAGALGPREALDLWRHEGRPGRERFGVTVGPAGQWSWLDDPQGPYVWPLGERAGTD; translated from the coding sequence ATGGGCGCACGCGGCGCACACGCGGCCGGGGCGCGGGACCTGCGGGCCGCCGCGCACGCCGCGCAGGTGCGGGAGCTGACCGCCGCCGGGGCGCTGTCCGACCCCGCCTGGCGGGCGGCCTTCGAAGCCGTGCCCCGGCACGTCTTCGTCCCGTACTACTACGTGGGCCGCGGCGCCGGGAACGACCGGCTGTGGGGGGAGGACCCCGACCCGGCCCGGCAGGCCGCCTGGCTGCGCGGGGTGTACGCGGACGCGCCGCTGGCCACCCGGCTGCGGGACGGCGAGCTGGTCTCCTCCAGCAGCCAGCCCTCCCTGATGGCGAAGATGCTGCACGCGCTGGACGTCGGCGACGGCGACGCGGTCCTGGAGATCGGCACGGGCACCGGCTACAACGCGGCGCTGCTGTGCCACCGCCTCGGCGACGACCTCGTCACGAGCGTGGACCTGGAGGAGGAGATCACCGAGTCGGCACGGGCACACCTGGCGCTGCTCGGCTACCACCCGGTCGTGGTGACCGGCGACGGCGCGCGCGGCTGTCCCGGCCGCGCCCCTTTCGACCGCATCATCGTCACCTGCACGCTGCCGATGATCCCGTTCGCGTGGCTGGGACAGTGCCGGCCCGGCGCGCGGATCCTGGCTCCGCTGTCGACGGGGCTGATCGCGCTGCGGGTGCGGGACGCGGAGTTCGCGGAGGGCGGCTTCCTGCACACGTCGGCGTACTTCGTGCCGCTGCGCGGCGGCAGCCGGGCCCCGTACACCACCCACGCGGGCGGCGGGCTGCCGTACGACGTGCTGGAGAACGAGCGCTTCCACTTCATGCTCACGCTCACCGCGGGCGCGCTGGGCCCGCGCGAGGCCCTGGACCTGTGGCGGCACGAGGGGCGGCCCGGCCGGGAGCGGTTCGGGGTGACCGTCGGCCCGGCCGGCCAGTGGTCCTGGCTCGACGATCCCCAGGGGCCCTACGTGTGGCCCCTGGGGGAGCGCGCCGGGACGGACTAG